GTCGAACGAGACCGCCGACGTGCCGTCACGCCAATGTCGTTTGAGGCCGTAGACGAGGCGCCCGTCGGGTGCGAGCGCGAGGCGCTGGGTCGCGATGGGCGGGCGAGTCACGTAGCGGCACAGATGCTCGAGTCGCTCGAGCTCGCCGGCGGGCACGAGCACCTTGGCGTGCAGTGAGAAGCCGTCGCGGTCGGCGCACAGCGAGCCGGGCAGCGGCGGCGGGCGCGGCGGGCGGCGCTGGCCCAGGCGCGCGAGCGGCGGCGAGCGCTCGGGCCCGAGCGCGGCGCCGCCTTGGATCGACGCGGCGCAGAGTTGGTCGAAGAGCGCAGCGTCGTGCTCGACCGGCTCGTCAGCGTCGGCCGGCGAGTGCGCGCGCGCCAGGCGGCCCTGGCGCTCGAGGTAGCACGTGATGCGCCGGGCGAGCTGCTCGACCAGCTCGGCGACGTCGGCATCGCTGAGCGGCGCGGCGGGCTGGAAACTCGGCGCGAGGCGCTCACTCGGCGAGACGAAGGCGCCGTCGAGCACAAGCGCGTGGAAGTGCAGGTTCAAGTTGAGCGCGCTCCCGAACCTCTGCGCGAAGACCACGGCGCCGGAGCGGGCGGCGAACTGGGGCTCACGGCGCGAGGCGGGCTCGGAGTCACCCGAACGCGGGCGCGCAGATCCCCCGGCAGCAGCGGAAGCAAGTGCGCGCTGCTCGAGCCAGCCGAGCAGCGTGCGCGTGAAGATCCCGCGCACGGCGGCGCACATTCGCGGGCTCGAGGCGAGCAGGAAGCGGATGCGGAACGGAAACGAGAGCACCCACTGGCGCACGGGCGCGTGGGGGAACACGTGGTCGACGAGGTGCG
The DNA window shown above is from Deltaproteobacteria bacterium and carries:
- a CDS encoding transposase, with protein sequence MPLRSEIHARRRREPERGALHQVLLAHLETFLERARAPDSGHGLPRFVERELRRYLECGLLAHGFARVHCSRCMRDELVAFSCKGRGFCPSCCGRRMADTAAHLVDHVFPHAPVRQWVLSFPFRIRFLLASSPRMCAAVRGIFTRTLLGWLEQRALASAAAGGSARPRSGDSEPASRREPQFAARSGAVVFAQRFGSALNLNLHFHALVLDGAFVSPSERLAPSFQPAAPLSDADVAELVEQLARRITCYLERQGRLARAHSPADADEPVEHDAALFDQLCAASIQGGAALGPERSPPLARLGQRRPPRPPPLPGSLCADRDGFSLHAKVLVPAGELERLEHLCRYVTRPPIATQRLALAPDGRLVYGLKRHWRDGTSAVSFDPLTFIERLAALVPSPRAHQLTYHGVLAPASAWRDLVVPKRAPASTSPSCGPLAPNSPAAPSTSARSHSRRSTWAELLRRVFALDVLTCPHCGGPRRLIAQLTDPVVVRKILAHLGHPTEPPRPAPARSPELLDFA